From one Butyricimonas faecihominis genomic stretch:
- a CDS encoding AAA family ATPase encodes MLLEFTVENYRSFYGKKTLVLEADKALKECTETNLFDYNKHTLLRSLALYGANSSGKSNLVSAMHAMARCVLLSVKLNDNDELEYDPFLLLKDNHHPTMFEIIFLKGEYCYRYGFRYNLERIVEEWLFRKTTPRSKEQMMFVRNEEGICVDENNFPEGVGYEEKTNDNRLFLSLCQQLGGEISRQVISWFQSDFNVISGLNNQQYRAYSKLFFHKKESLSIDALNFFQKLRLGFNNILTHEEEPNVPQDLPLELRALFQRETQGKKSIELDSIHNVYSDKGKIVGTINFSFEDRESSGTNKLFDLSGPIFETLFSGAVLVIDELDAKMHPLISQYIIELFNNPETNPKNAQLIFTTHDTHLLSQKILRRDQIWFTEKDSKEQTDLYSLIDIVLPDGTKPRNDANYEKNYITGRYGAIPYILND; translated from the coding sequence ATGTTACTTGAATTTACAGTGGAGAATTACAGGTCGTTTTATGGAAAAAAGACCTTGGTATTGGAAGCCGATAAAGCTTTGAAAGAATGTACTGAAACGAACTTGTTTGATTACAATAAACACACTCTGCTTCGTTCACTTGCACTGTATGGTGCCAATTCAAGTGGAAAATCCAATCTTGTCAGTGCGATGCACGCAATGGCGAGATGCGTGTTGTTGTCGGTGAAGTTGAATGACAATGACGAATTGGAATATGACCCATTTCTTCTTTTAAAGGACAATCACCATCCCACTATGTTTGAGATTATATTTCTGAAAGGTGAATATTGCTACAGATATGGATTCAGGTATAATTTGGAACGTATCGTTGAAGAATGGTTGTTCCGGAAAACAACACCTCGTTCTAAAGAGCAGATGATGTTCGTCAGAAACGAAGAGGGGATTTGTGTAGATGAGAATAATTTCCCGGAAGGAGTCGGATATGAAGAAAAGACCAACGACAACCGTTTGTTCCTGTCATTATGCCAACAGTTAGGCGGTGAAATATCTCGTCAGGTTATTTCTTGGTTTCAATCGGACTTCAATGTGATTTCAGGATTAAATAATCAACAATATAGAGCATATTCAAAATTATTTTTCCATAAAAAAGAGTCTTTGAGTATTGATGCTCTCAACTTCTTCCAGAAATTGAGACTTGGATTTAACAACATTCTTACTCATGAGGAAGAACCCAATGTTCCTCAAGACTTGCCTTTGGAGCTAAGAGCACTATTCCAAAGAGAAACGCAAGGTAAGAAGAGTATCGAGTTGGATTCCATACATAACGTATATTCAGATAAAGGTAAGATTGTGGGTACAATAAACTTTTCGTTTGAAGATAGGGAATCTTCCGGTACAAATAAGTTGTTTGACCTTTCCGGACCGATATTTGAAACGCTTTTTTCCGGAGCTGTACTTGTTATAGATGAACTGGATGCAAAGATGCACCCTCTGATTTCTCAGTATATTATTGAATTATTCAATAATCCGGAAACAAATCCGAAGAATGCACAATTGATATTTACCACTCATGATACGCATCTGCTTTCTCAGAAAATCCTCAGACGTGACCAAATATGGTTTACAGAGAAAGATTCTAAAGAGCAGACGGACTTGTATAGTCTGATTGACATCGTACTCCCTGACGGGACCAAACCTCGTAATGATGCAAATTATGAGAAAAACTATATCACCGGTCGTTATGGTGCCATTCCTTATATTTTGAATGATTAA
- a CDS encoding DNA/RNA helicase domain-containing protein: protein MANLNFGFNIHTFSFDSAGLQQASEIKNATNWPVVYLINNANVLYVGETTSFERRFSQHLQSKEKKEHKFTKISFINDGEENKSVILDYEAMLIRLFAADGHYTLTNANNGQSQSHNYHRRNVYRAKIPYLWSELPSHGFKLKTYEEVVNSNLYKFSPYTQLTQEQKEVMKQTLRAFIDTLKEGKAGTTVINGGAGTGKSLVGIKLIHILTNLNDYSSHDSFSDYDEEWELLCNELIAFQKNIGREIRVAYVAPMQSFKHDLQKVFKQTAGLKTDMLKNTSDISDNMTGYYDLVIVDEAHRLKHKKNMGMTIGQFYKNCKRHGLDKNTANQLDLIMAMSKYRVLFYDQRQSVKPADLTHDEFEASINKEGQTSPQWLYLKSQLRCQGGDDFIDYINDIFDCKNPEKHKIENYDFRIFNDIDDMVCAIKEHNSRMGLCRTVAGYAWEWKTKKHISKNITARQLLNQNLYDIDICGHKYVWNTVDKGWVLSKNSIDEIGCIHTVQGYDLNYVGLIFGPDIDYDFVNNKIVINKKNFYDSFGTNMPEDELEPFIINAYKTMMVRGIQGCYVYACNKNLQKYLSKFIDTYVKEFDDSIGSPDKIRIVDVVNNRDKFTTHLPFFPTLKAACHDLSEIGLYEEIMQWIDVSDDMSRPDESMFVVRAMGNSMMPIINDGDYCVFTRYSGGSRNGEIVLVEGYNIKDYDSDNIACTIKKYHSEKRATEEGWEHTSIELIPLNQDFEPFKLDPDDKSFKVLGILKKVIRK from the coding sequence ATGGCAAATTTGAATTTTGGTTTTAATATACATACTTTTTCATTCGATTCAGCGGGCTTACAACAGGCTTCTGAAATTAAAAATGCAACGAATTGGCCGGTGGTTTATCTTATCAATAATGCAAATGTATTATATGTTGGAGAAACTACCAGCTTCGAACGTCGTTTTTCCCAGCATCTTCAGAGTAAAGAGAAAAAAGAACATAAATTCACAAAGATTTCATTTATAAATGATGGTGAGGAAAACAAGTCTGTGATTCTTGACTATGAAGCAATGCTCATCAGGCTTTTCGCTGCTGATGGTCACTATACATTGACAAACGCAAACAATGGCCAATCTCAATCACATAATTATCACAGAAGAAATGTTTATAGGGCAAAAATCCCTTATCTTTGGAGTGAACTGCCAAGCCATGGATTTAAGCTAAAAACATACGAAGAAGTGGTAAATAGCAATTTATATAAGTTTTCTCCGTATACACAATTAACTCAGGAGCAAAAAGAAGTAATGAAGCAAACATTGCGTGCTTTTATTGATACGTTAAAAGAAGGTAAAGCTGGTACGACTGTAATTAATGGGGGAGCAGGTACGGGTAAATCATTAGTTGGCATTAAGTTGATTCATATTCTTACTAATTTGAATGATTATTCTTCACATGATTCTTTTAGTGATTATGATGAAGAGTGGGAGTTATTATGTAATGAACTTATAGCTTTTCAGAAGAATATTGGAAGGGAGATTCGTGTAGCTTATGTTGCTCCAATGCAGTCATTCAAGCATGATCTGCAGAAAGTATTTAAGCAGACTGCGGGATTGAAGACAGATATGCTTAAAAATACAAGTGACATATCAGATAATATGACAGGCTATTATGATCTGGTTATAGTTGATGAAGCACATAGGTTAAAACATAAAAAGAATATGGGCATGACCATCGGTCAATTTTATAAAAATTGCAAACGGCATGGTCTTGATAAAAATACTGCTAATCAGCTTGATCTTATTATGGCAATGTCAAAATATCGTGTGCTGTTTTATGATCAGAGACAGTCTGTAAAACCTGCAGATTTAACACATGATGAATTTGAAGCATCTATTAATAAAGAAGGTCAGACGTCACCACAATGGTTATATCTTAAATCTCAGTTGAGATGCCAGGGTGGTGATGATTTCATTGACTATATCAACGATATTTTTGATTGCAAAAATCCCGAAAAACACAAGATAGAGAATTATGATTTCCGTATCTTTAATGATATAGACGATATGGTATGTGCTATTAAAGAACATAATAGCAGAATGGGATTATGTCGTACAGTTGCGGGATATGCCTGGGAATGGAAGACAAAAAAGCATATCAGTAAAAATATTACTGCGAGACAGTTATTAAATCAGAATCTATATGATATTGATATCTGTGGTCATAAATATGTATGGAATACTGTAGATAAAGGTTGGGTATTATCTAAAAACTCTATTGATGAAATAGGATGTATTCATACAGTACAAGGCTACGATTTGAATTATGTCGGTTTGATTTTTGGACCAGATATCGATTATGATTTTGTGAATAACAAGATTGTAATAAACAAAAAGAACTTCTATGATAGTTTTGGAACTAATATGCCTGAAGACGAGCTAGAACCATTTATAATCAATGCTTATAAGACAATGATGGTTCGTGGAATCCAGGGATGTTATGTGTATGCTTGTAATAAAAATCTCCAGAAATATCTGTCAAAATTTATTGATACTTATGTCAAGGAATTTGATGATAGTATTGGATCTCCGGATAAGATAAGAATAGTTGATGTCGTAAATAATAGAGATAAGTTTACAACTCATTTGCCATTTTTTCCAACGCTTAAAGCTGCATGTCATGATTTGTCGGAAATAGGATTATATGAGGAAATTATGCAATGGATAGATGTTTCTGATGACATGTCACGTCCGGATGAATCTATGTTTGTCGTAAGAGCTATGGGCAATAGCATGATGCCGATAATAAATGATGGAGACTATTGTGTGTTTACACGCTATTCAGGAGGTAGTAGAAATGGAGAAATAGTACTCGTAGAAGGTTATAATATAAAAGATTACGATAGTGATAATATCGCCTGCACCATCAAGAAATATCATAGTGAGAAACGTGCTACCGAAGAAGGTTGGGAACATACTTCTATTGAATTGATTCCACTTAACCAAGACTTCGAACCTTTCAAGTTAGATCCTGATGATAAATCATTTAAGGTCTTGGGAATATTGAAAAAGGTGATAAGGAAGTAA
- the avs2 gene encoding AVAST type 2 anti-phage system protein Avs2: MNDKCLDIITRITVELHKDDDYKQKLGSGVLYFNKQLAGTVYLLTAKHCLSGFKEREKVSLRFFNPETGTYDYITPVKQNILLHPIDDAGIVILNQRELSTIVSDLPPVFIINKNVGFDEAVTKGFPIASLDQTSETGESSLVTLNMRYLQEIPTEHAFQLSTLDDYNEDSIKGMSGAGIFIEACEELYLNGIFTRFTDEDRGKVIYAQKLTSFNELLGNKYKKKMPLAFLGHHGLGHKTFENSVKESVANLGPRYCQKVNVKTGTAKYFDSVAKTPDYYNRLNRCIDAWLTEKSYRTRDDSSRIGHLESNLKTIRNDFVDALNGLDRRVQEIIDFSILMKRVENLQNELEDVRHKLYSDFSSIGKDETYKKELETDQTRLSEISSDLRTFTEDVEDLKISLANKPYLIIKGEAGCGKSHLMGDIANNRIAHGLPTLLFLGSDFAEGTYETTITSKIGFTGTFQKFLYSFNQIGCQIGSRVLLMIDALNEGNQATLWKERLPGLIKSLEVYPAIGLVVSVRDTYFEDVIPERPETSCSATIIEHKGFKGLEYEAVRQFCIAYELNLPNVPILTPEFCNPLFLKIVCDTLEISGEKDFPKGFNGVSALFNQYFKNLDQKFSEKRPEYKYRNVASTSVRLLAIPVFEAKYNLLKKQDADSILQKHFPACPTLLADLIDNNVLLKTKSQAREENEDCVVFCYQRISDFIIARVLVQQYQNWESFARVINTDNVLRAIFVESHWSCKGILEALAILIPEVFGHEVTDLIKFIPKTELKRKFYLCLDLISDALINSLNWRSIESINKNAIRRFLKSKLCRVGSDNWHYKLVELSVIPNHPFNADYFHVLMMRLTMPVRDGIFQFFFNGCAGYNDDKCANPLRRLIDWAWSEDVSRNADAESTRLTAIMLCWLLSSTYIKHRDEATKALVNLLSEKVDVLIGIMRSFEKVDDMYIYERLFAVAYGVVLRTSSSGELLNLAKYVYDTIFKHNNPPKNILLRDYARNIIEYVSYTMEMTSINMKKVRPPYSSDIPVWPTDDEVKHFHIDYEVPDFKERKGFEQNLIWESVKGGLADFWNKLASPVIEDFYPIQISEEKAYKKAQHLFKGDMKKVAILYSEDKARTILNDQTASNRKTSHDNLLEMLNKSFEQMMTKEQLKAMNEVIIPFHLKELSLRNHYSNRFPTDGARNWLVKRAYELGFDVELHGRYDRFAKDWTFRHSEDRIDRVGKKYQWIAFYEIMGILSDNYKFKDDYASNGYGEYELFHGTWQSLLRDINPSLITRDKCTVPDVEDAGFEEEEHKWYKDEIYDNWDYSGSDESWASLIADLPDPVSMIQKVDDESIEWLTLNNSVSWDEPKSIGKEKYQYKLKRHDVALYVDAILVKQQDIEQAIQSLKGRNLWGRFEFPSDDWQYLVNREKFWSPAYKDVYRSKSEWENPNAELNVPFIFSTEKACGHIEDDKSGTICNYSIPCRTLFEGLEMEYDVHDGQYIDKCGNLVAITYGYDQILVKKDPLLKFLKKSGMSILWVVRGEKRVYVSGGIGCLSEYNPCGIYHLDCNKEPYGFLKMYKRV; encoded by the coding sequence ATGAATGATAAGTGTCTCGATATTATAACGCGAATAACAGTTGAATTACATAAAGATGATGATTACAAACAGAAATTGGGATCAGGTGTACTTTATTTTAATAAGCAGTTAGCCGGGACGGTATATCTCTTGACAGCCAAACATTGTCTTTCTGGATTCAAAGAAAGAGAAAAGGTGTCTCTAAGGTTTTTTAACCCGGAAACTGGCACCTACGATTATATTACCCCAGTAAAGCAAAACATACTGCTCCATCCTATTGATGATGCAGGAATTGTCATTCTCAACCAGCGAGAACTTTCTACGATAGTATCCGACCTTCCACCAGTATTTATTATCAATAAGAATGTTGGTTTTGACGAGGCCGTGACCAAAGGATTTCCTATTGCAAGTCTTGACCAGACAAGCGAAACAGGAGAGTCTTCTTTAGTAACGCTTAATATGCGTTACCTCCAGGAAATCCCGACTGAACACGCTTTCCAACTCTCTACACTTGACGACTATAACGAAGATTCAATCAAGGGAATGTCGGGTGCAGGTATTTTCATTGAAGCGTGTGAAGAGTTGTATCTTAATGGTATATTCACCCGATTCACCGATGAAGATAGAGGCAAAGTCATCTATGCCCAAAAGTTGACCTCATTTAATGAGTTGTTGGGGAATAAATACAAAAAGAAAATGCCTTTAGCATTCCTTGGACATCATGGATTAGGACACAAGACATTTGAAAACAGCGTAAAAGAATCTGTGGCAAATCTGGGACCGAGGTATTGTCAAAAAGTCAATGTGAAAACTGGAACAGCGAAGTATTTTGATAGCGTAGCCAAAACTCCAGATTATTATAATAGATTGAATAGGTGTATTGACGCATGGTTGACTGAGAAAAGCTATAGAACTAGAGATGATTCCAGTAGAATAGGTCATTTGGAATCTAACCTGAAAACTATAAGAAACGACTTCGTTGATGCCTTGAATGGACTGGATAGGAGAGTGCAGGAAATAATTGACTTTTCTATTTTGATGAAAAGGGTGGAAAACCTACAGAATGAATTAGAGGATGTCCGTCACAAATTATATTCTGATTTTTCATCAATCGGTAAAGATGAAACGTATAAAAAAGAGTTGGAAACTGATCAAACAAGATTATCGGAAATATCAAGTGATTTGCGTACTTTCACTGAAGATGTTGAAGATTTAAAGATTAGTCTCGCAAACAAACCTTATTTGATTATCAAAGGCGAAGCTGGCTGTGGCAAGTCGCATTTAATGGGTGATATAGCCAACAATAGAATTGCTCATGGGCTACCTACATTGTTGTTCCTTGGGTCTGATTTTGCTGAAGGAACTTATGAAACTACTATTACATCAAAAATCGGTTTTACTGGTACTTTCCAAAAATTCCTATATAGTTTTAATCAGATAGGATGTCAAATTGGCTCTAGAGTTCTTTTAATGATTGATGCGCTGAATGAAGGCAATCAAGCAACTTTATGGAAAGAAAGGCTGCCAGGACTTATCAAATCACTGGAGGTGTATCCGGCAATTGGCTTAGTAGTTTCTGTGCGAGATACATACTTTGAAGATGTAATTCCTGAAAGACCTGAAACAAGTTGCAGTGCGACTATAATTGAACACAAAGGTTTTAAGGGGCTAGAATATGAGGCGGTGAGACAGTTCTGTATTGCATATGAATTGAATTTGCCAAATGTGCCTATCCTTACTCCGGAGTTCTGTAATCCACTATTCCTTAAAATTGTTTGCGATACACTTGAAATTTCCGGAGAAAAAGATTTTCCTAAAGGATTCAATGGCGTATCAGCATTATTTAATCAGTACTTTAAAAATCTTGACCAAAAATTCTCTGAAAAAAGACCGGAATATAAATACCGGAATGTTGCGAGCACTTCAGTCCGATTACTAGCCATTCCAGTCTTTGAGGCAAAATACAACCTTTTGAAAAAGCAAGATGCAGATTCGATACTTCAAAAACATTTTCCTGCTTGTCCTACATTATTAGCAGATCTCATTGATAACAATGTTTTACTCAAAACGAAGTCACAGGCAAGAGAAGAAAATGAAGACTGTGTTGTTTTCTGCTATCAAAGAATAAGTGATTTTATTATTGCTAGAGTACTTGTACAACAATATCAAAACTGGGAATCATTCGCAAGAGTCATCAATACAGATAATGTTTTACGTGCAATTTTTGTAGAATCACACTGGTCTTGTAAGGGGATTCTTGAAGCCCTTGCTATCTTAATTCCCGAAGTATTTGGTCACGAAGTTACGGACCTTATCAAATTCATCCCAAAAACAGAACTCAAAAGGAAATTTTATTTATGTTTAGATTTAATTTCGGATGCACTGATAAACAGTTTAAACTGGCGCTCTATAGAATCAATAAACAAAAATGCGATAAGGCGTTTTCTCAAGTCTAAATTGTGTAGGGTAGGATCAGATAATTGGCATTATAAACTAGTAGAGCTTTCGGTTATTCCAAATCATCCTTTTAATGCGGATTATTTTCATGTATTGATGATGCGTTTGACAATGCCAGTACGTGACGGAATTTTCCAATTCTTTTTCAATGGGTGTGCAGGATATAATGATGATAAGTGTGCAAATCCCCTGAGGCGGCTGATAGATTGGGCTTGGTCTGAAGATGTATCGCGGAATGCGGATGCGGAGTCTACGAGATTGACCGCAATTATGCTCTGCTGGTTGCTATCATCGACGTATATCAAACATAGAGATGAAGCGACAAAAGCACTCGTCAATCTTCTTTCGGAGAAGGTGGATGTGTTGATTGGCATCATGCGTTCATTCGAGAAAGTTGATGACATGTACATATACGAGCGTTTATTTGCTGTGGCTTACGGAGTGGTTTTACGAACTTCATCCAGTGGCGAACTGTTAAATCTGGCCAAGTATGTATATGACACAATCTTTAAGCACAATAATCCTCCTAAGAATATCTTGCTACGAGATTATGCAAGGAATATAATCGAATATGTCAGCTATACAATGGAGATGACTTCTATCAATATGAAAAAAGTGCGTCCACCGTATTCGAGTGATATTCCAGTATGGCCTACAGATGATGAGGTAAAGCACTTTCATATTGATTACGAAGTACCTGATTTCAAGGAAAGAAAAGGTTTCGAACAGAATCTGATATGGGAATCGGTAAAAGGTGGATTGGCTGACTTCTGGAATAAGCTTGCATCACCGGTAATTGAAGACTTTTACCCAATTCAGATTTCTGAAGAAAAAGCGTATAAGAAGGCACAGCACCTCTTCAAGGGTGATATGAAGAAGGTGGCGATACTATATTCCGAAGATAAAGCACGCACTATCTTGAATGATCAAACTGCTTCTAATAGAAAAACTTCTCATGACAATTTGCTTGAAATGCTTAATAAGAGTTTCGAACAGATGATGACTAAAGAACAATTAAAGGCAATGAATGAGGTAATTATTCCTTTTCATCTCAAAGAGTTGTCTTTGCGGAATCACTATTCTAACAGATTCCCAACCGATGGGGCAAGAAATTGGCTGGTAAAGAGAGCCTATGAATTAGGATTTGATGTGGAGTTGCATGGTCGGTATGATCGTTTCGCGAAAGATTGGACATTTAGACATTCGGAAGACAGGATAGACAGAGTTGGGAAGAAATATCAGTGGATTGCATTCTATGAGATAATGGGAATTTTATCTGATAATTATAAATTTAAGGATGATTATGCAAGCAATGGTTATGGTGAATATGAATTGTTTCATGGAACATGGCAATCGTTGTTAAGGGATATCAATCCTTCTTTGATTACAAGAGATAAATGTACTGTTCCTGATGTTGAAGATGCTGGTTTTGAGGAGGAAGAACATAAATGGTATAAAGATGAAATCTATGACAATTGGGATTATTCTGGTTCAGATGAATCATGGGCATCCTTAATCGCAGATTTGCCAGATCCTGTTTCTATGATTCAAAAAGTAGACGATGAAAGTATAGAATGGCTTACCTTGAATAATTCGGTAAGTTGGGATGAACCTAAGAGTATAGGCAAAGAGAAGTATCAGTATAAGCTTAAAAGACATGATGTCGCTCTGTATGTTGATGCGATACTTGTTAAACAGCAAGATATTGAACAAGCAATTCAATCCCTTAAAGGAAGGAACTTATGGGGAAGGTTTGAGTTTCCGTCGGATGATTGGCAGTATTTGGTGAATAGAGAGAAGTTCTGGTCGCCTGCATATAAAGATGTGTATAGAAGCAAAAGTGAATGGGAGAATCCAAATGCAGAACTTAATGTTCCTTTCATCTTTTCCACAGAGAAAGCTTGTGGGCATATTGAAGATGATAAATCAGGCACAATTTGTAATTATAGTATTCCATGTCGGACATTGTTTGAAGGTTTAGAAATGGAATATGATGTGCATGATGGTCAATATATTGATAAGTGTGGCAATCTTGTTGCGATAACTTACGGGTATGATCAGATTTTAGTGAAAAAAGATCCACTATTGAAATTCCTTAAAAAGAGTGGAATGTCCATATTATGGGTTGTGAGAGGGGAAAAGAGGGTTTATGTGAGCGGTGGCATAGGATGTTTAAGTGAATATAACCCATGTGGTATCTATCATTTAGATTGTAATAAGGAGCCATATGGATTTCTTAAAATGTATAAGAGAGTGTGA
- a CDS encoding MBL fold metallo-hydrolase: protein MDFLKCIRECDMRLFCYRAKCGDSFHLQYVGKSGKHRNIFLDMGYSKTYSAILKSVISKIVVASEQIDALFLSHIHDDHIGGASKFVRDIQSDSALNNVVKRWIYNAPRKYVVEQAYDENNGVLCGIVSSDKVYEHILSNNPKNLGDIIEGQSFVIDGMKVTIISPDVDKLNQLREKYSNHRPLCKSEIDKASVEAGSVMDDYFIPLQKFNLDYFQEDTSVENASSIAAVFEYDDKRILWLSDSVPSVVMKSLFMLGFSETNKMYCDAVLLSHHGSAANNSLALLRMIQADKYIISADGMNGHCLPNKETIARIVSASSNLPVTLYFNYEDGRLIKMFKSDAQEDVKSRIDVHYLKDMEAIEF, encoded by the coding sequence ATGGATTTCTTAAAATGTATAAGAGAGTGTGATATGAGATTGTTTTGTTATAGAGCAAAGTGCGGGGACTCTTTTCATTTACAATATGTAGGTAAAAGTGGAAAGCACCGTAATATATTCCTAGATATGGGGTATTCTAAGACATATTCTGCAATATTGAAAAGTGTTATCTCAAAAATTGTTGTAGCTTCAGAACAAATAGACGCTTTATTCCTGTCTCATATTCATGACGACCATATCGGTGGTGCAAGTAAATTCGTAAGAGATATTCAGTCGGATAGTGCTCTTAATAATGTTGTAAAACGCTGGATTTATAATGCTCCGAGAAAGTATGTTGTTGAACAGGCCTACGATGAAAATAATGGTGTGTTGTGTGGGATTGTCTCAAGTGACAAAGTGTATGAACATATCTTGTCAAATAATCCCAAGAACCTAGGTGATATCATAGAAGGACAATCTTTTGTTATTGATGGAATGAAAGTCACCATTATTTCACCAGATGTGGATAAATTGAATCAGTTGAGAGAAAAGTATTCGAATCATCGCCCTCTATGCAAGTCAGAAATTGATAAAGCAAGTGTAGAGGCAGGAAGTGTAATGGATGATTATTTCATCCCGCTGCAGAAGTTTAACTTAGATTACTTCCAAGAAGATACAAGTGTAGAGAACGCAAGCAGTATAGCTGCCGTTTTTGAATATGATGACAAGAGAATCCTATGGCTTTCTGATTCGGTACCTTCTGTTGTTATGAAGTCATTGTTTATGCTTGGTTTTAGTGAAACGAACAAGATGTATTGTGATGCTGTTTTACTTTCTCATCATGGTAGTGCTGCAAATAATAGTTTGGCACTTTTGCGAATGATTCAGGCGGATAAGTATATTATTAGTGCAGATGGAATGAATGGACACTGTTTGCCGAACAAAGAAACCATAGCGAGAATCGTATCTGCTTCTTCAAATCTCCCCGTGACGTTGTATTTTAACTATGAGGATGGACGATTAATCAAAATGTTTAAATCTGATGCCCAAGAGGATGTAAAATCAAGGATTGACGTTCATTATTTGAAAGATATGGAAGCTATTGAATTTTGA
- a CDS encoding RloB family protein — translation MAAKRIKIDNASSKFRRQSQKREQKVIRCSVLIVCEGTKTEPNYFEAFTEKQQGVIVYDIEVKGLGRGTKDVVEKAINLKNKNHYDRVWAVFDKDEFPAKDFNEAIAMGQKNGIEVAWSNEAFELWYLYHFQNVTTGVPRKDYEEKISAAVNASSKYKSKKKYRYAKKILTIIR, via the coding sequence ATGGCAGCAAAGAGAATAAAGATAGATAATGCTTCTTCAAAATTCAGGAGGCAATCGCAAAAGAGAGAGCAGAAGGTCATACGCTGTTCTGTTCTGATTGTGTGTGAAGGGACTAAGACCGAGCCTAATTACTTTGAGGCATTTACTGAAAAGCAACAGGGGGTAATTGTATATGACATCGAGGTGAAAGGGCTTGGGCGTGGAACAAAGGATGTTGTGGAGAAGGCCATTAACCTTAAAAACAAGAATCACTATGACCGTGTTTGGGCTGTTTTCGATAAGGATGAATTTCCTGCAAAGGATTTCAACGAAGCCATTGCAATGGGACAAAAGAATGGCATTGAGGTGGCTTGGAGCAATGAAGCATTCGAATTGTGGTACCTGTATCACTTCCAAAATGTGACAACAGGTGTCCCACGAAAGGATTATGAAGAGAAGATTTCAGCCGCTGTGAATGCTTCTTCTAAATATAAATCGAAGAAAAAGTACAGATATGCCAAGAAGATCCTAACAATTATAAGATAA